Proteins encoded by one window of Shewanella avicenniae:
- the folA gene encoding type 3 dihydrofolate reductase, whose product MHIAMIAAMAHNRVIGKDNQMPWHLPDDLRHFKAMTLGKPVIMGRRTFESIGRPLPGRCNIVVSRQQDYHADGITLVASLQDALLAAGQVEEVVVIGGGQLYREALPLAQRLYLTEIDLEVAGDTTFPEWDDGSWQLESETLGESEKGLKYRFISLMKKY is encoded by the coding sequence ATGCATATCGCGATGATTGCCGCCATGGCGCATAACCGAGTCATTGGTAAAGACAACCAAATGCCATGGCATCTTCCCGATGATTTACGCCATTTTAAAGCGATGACGCTCGGCAAGCCGGTAATTATGGGGCGCAGAACTTTTGAGTCGATCGGTCGTCCGCTGCCGGGGCGCTGCAATATTGTTGTTAGTCGCCAACAAGATTACCACGCCGATGGCATTACGCTGGTGGCCTCTCTGCAAGACGCTCTGTTAGCTGCGGGGCAGGTAGAGGAAGTGGTGGTGATTGGTGGTGGCCAGCTCTATCGTGAAGCATTACCGTTAGCTCAGCGGCTTTATTTGACTGAAATCGATCTCGAGGTCGCTGGTGATACTACCTTCCCCGAGTGGGATGACGGCAGTTGGCAGCTTGAAAGCGAAACCTTAGGCGAAAGCGAAAAGGGACTGAAATACCGTTTCATTAGCCTAATGAAAAAGTACTGA
- the cgtA gene encoding Obg family GTPase CgtA gives MKFVDEAVIRVEAGDGGNGCVSFRREKYLPDGGPDGGDGGDGGSVYLQADENLNTLIDYRFERFHAAERGENGRSRDCTGHGGNDLVLRVPVGTRAVDEDTDEVLGDLTTNGQKLLVAKGGFHGLGNTRFKSSTNRAPRQKTMGTPGEVRSLRLELLLLADVGLLGMPNAGKSTFIRAISRATPKVADYPFTTLVPNLGVANPRPGQSFVVADIPGLIEGAADGAGLGIRFLKHLERCRILLHIVDIEPIDGSSPAEAATAIVAELEKYSPKLAAKPRWLVFNKSDLLLEDELKEKIAQVVKEIGWEGDVYTMSAYTREGTAALAEKLYDFISTLPNDESEKDAEEEVEFKWDNYHKESVEDLNPDYDDDFDDDFDDDDYDVEVIYQR, from the coding sequence ATGAAGTTTGTTGATGAGGCAGTGATCAGGGTAGAAGCGGGCGACGGCGGCAATGGCTGCGTTAGCTTTCGTCGTGAGAAATATTTGCCAGATGGCGGCCCTGATGGTGGTGATGGCGGCGATGGTGGCAGCGTTTACCTACAGGCGGACGAAAACCTCAATACCCTAATTGACTATCGCTTTGAGCGTTTTCACGCAGCTGAGCGTGGTGAGAATGGCCGTAGCCGTGACTGTACCGGTCATGGTGGTAATGACCTCGTGCTGCGTGTACCCGTGGGTACCCGCGCTGTGGATGAGGACACCGACGAAGTGTTGGGCGATCTTACCACCAATGGTCAAAAGCTATTAGTGGCGAAAGGTGGCTTCCATGGTTTAGGCAACACCCGTTTTAAAAGCAGTACTAACCGTGCGCCGCGTCAGAAGACCATGGGCACTCCTGGTGAGGTTCGTAGCTTGCGCCTAGAGTTGTTGCTGCTGGCGGATGTGGGCTTGTTAGGCATGCCAAACGCGGGTAAATCGACCTTTATTCGTGCTATTTCTCGTGCTACGCCGAAGGTGGCTGATTATCCGTTTACTACGCTGGTGCCTAACCTTGGGGTGGCTAATCCACGTCCAGGGCAAAGCTTTGTGGTGGCGGACATTCCAGGGCTGATTGAAGGTGCGGCAGATGGTGCTGGTTTGGGTATTCGCTTCCTAAAGCATCTTGAGCGCTGTCGTATCCTGTTGCATATTGTTGATATCGAACCGATTGATGGTTCTAGCCCGGCAGAAGCTGCAACCGCGATTGTGGCTGAGCTGGAAAAATACTCGCCGAAATTGGCTGCTAAACCGCGTTGGTTAGTCTTCAATAAATCGGATCTGCTGCTGGAAGATGAGCTAAAAGAAAAGATTGCTCAAGTAGTGAAAGAGATCGGTTGGGAAGGTGATGTGTATACCATGTCAGCTTATACCCGTGAAGGTACCGCCGCACTGGCCGAAAAGCTCTATGATTTCATCTCTACACTGCCAAATGATGAAAGTGAGAAGGACGCCGAAGAAGAAGTTGAATTCAAGTGGGATAATTACCACAAAGAAAGTGTTGAAGACCTCAACCCTGACTATGATGATGATTTTGACGACGACTTCGACGACGATGATTACGATGTTGAGGTTATTTATCAACGCTAA
- the radA gene encoding DNA repair protein RadA: protein MAKNKTAYVCNECGQDFPRWQGQCSACQEWNTITEVRLGAVTAVKSSNFSGYAGSSGGSVQTLDQIDLNEVPRIATGFVEFDRVLGGGIVAGSAILIGGHPGAGKSTLLLQTLCGLAQTMPALYVTGEESLQQVAMRAHRLSLPTDKLKMLSETSVDVICEIALREQPKIIVIDSIQVMHISDVQSSPGSVAQVRESAAFLTRFAKQNGIAIIMVGHVTKDGSLAGPKVLEHCIDCSVMFEGDSDSRYRTLRSHKNRFGAINELGVFAMTEKGLREVANPSAIFLSRADEAAPGSVVMVVWEGTRPLLVELQVLVDQSMAGHPRRIAVGTDANRLAMLLAVLHRHGGLQMSDQDVFVNVVGGVKVSETSADLTLLLSMVSSFRSIVLPRDLVVFGEVGLSGEIRPVPNGTERLIEAAKHGFTRAIVPKANVPKKAPAGMEVVGVAKLSEALDALV from the coding sequence ATGGCGAAAAATAAAACAGCATATGTCTGCAATGAATGTGGACAAGATTTCCCTCGTTGGCAAGGGCAATGCAGCGCATGCCAAGAATGGAACACGATTACCGAAGTGCGCTTGGGGGCTGTGACCGCCGTCAAAAGCAGTAACTTCAGCGGCTATGCAGGTTCTTCAGGTGGCAGTGTGCAGACCTTAGATCAGATTGATCTAAACGAGGTGCCACGCATTGCGACCGGCTTTGTTGAGTTTGACCGTGTGCTAGGCGGTGGCATTGTCGCGGGCAGTGCGATCTTGATTGGTGGTCATCCCGGCGCCGGTAAAAGTACTTTGCTGTTGCAAACCCTGTGTGGCTTGGCGCAAACCATGCCAGCACTTTACGTTACCGGGGAAGAATCGCTGCAGCAAGTGGCGATGCGGGCTCATCGCCTTAGCTTGCCGACGGATAAACTCAAGATGCTGTCGGAAACCAGTGTTGATGTGATTTGCGAAATCGCGTTACGTGAACAACCAAAAATCATCGTCATCGATTCTATTCAGGTGATGCATATCAGCGATGTGCAATCTTCGCCGGGCAGCGTGGCGCAGGTGCGTGAGTCTGCGGCGTTTCTGACTCGCTTTGCGAAACAAAATGGCATCGCCATTATTATGGTCGGACACGTTACCAAAGACGGTAGTCTGGCGGGTCCAAAGGTACTTGAGCACTGTATTGACTGCTCAGTAATGTTTGAAGGGGATAGCGACAGCCGCTATCGTACCCTGCGTTCGCATAAAAACCGCTTTGGCGCCATCAATGAGCTCGGTGTGTTTGCCATGACCGAAAAGGGCTTACGTGAAGTCGCCAATCCCTCGGCAATTTTCTTGTCGCGTGCAGATGAAGCGGCGCCTGGTTCAGTGGTGATGGTGGTGTGGGAAGGCACGCGGCCACTTTTGGTCGAGCTGCAAGTGTTGGTCGATCAGTCGATGGCTGGCCATCCTCGGCGAATCGCGGTGGGCACGGACGCAAACCGTCTGGCAATGTTACTTGCGGTGTTGCATCGTCATGGTGGCTTGCAGATGTCGGATCAAGATGTGTTTGTCAACGTGGTTGGTGGGGTCAAAGTGTCTGAAACCAGCGCCGATTTAACCTTGCTACTGTCGATGGTATCGAGTTTCCGCTCAATTGTATTGCCCCGCGATCTGGTGGTGTTTGGTGAGGTAGGGTTATCGGGTGAAATTCGCCCGGTACCGAATGGCACTGAGCGTTTGATTGAGGCGGCGAAACACGGCTTTACCCGGGCTATTGTGCCCAAAGCTAACGTGCCAAAGAAAGCGCCTGCCGGAATGGAAGTGGTTGGCGTTGCCAAACTCAGCGAAGCGCTAGATGCTTTGGTTTAA
- the serB gene encoding phosphoserine phosphatase SerB: MALAFSCISRQLLQGAPFYVSKTQQWPAHDEGQHPAGVRLRLIFTAAAEAAAIEQIALFPVISVAEIQRQQPLLALELVLSQTPSDAALQQLQQLTETEYLLITQNTPLPALTVPGLLVMDMDSTAIQIECIDELAAAAGVGKEVAEVTERAMQGELDFEQSLRARVAKLKGADRGIVEALCARLPLSPGLETMLAELQAHQWRTVVASGGFTPFVGHLKQLLGFDAAYANELVFADGKFTGEVTGKVVDAQFKADTVLRCAAEWQISAAQTMAIGDGANDIPMVEAAAFGVAYHAKPKLAAAADAAITQLGLQVLPYYLQR; this comes from the coding sequence ATGGCCCTAGCGTTTTCCTGTATTTCGCGACAACTACTTCAAGGCGCACCATTTTATGTGAGCAAAACGCAGCAATGGCCTGCTCATGACGAGGGACAACATCCAGCAGGCGTGAGGCTTAGACTCATTTTTACGGCCGCCGCAGAAGCCGCAGCGATTGAGCAGATTGCATTATTCCCTGTCATAAGTGTGGCCGAAATTCAGCGCCAACAGCCTTTGCTCGCTCTGGAGTTGGTCCTGAGCCAAACACCCTCTGATGCGGCATTGCAGCAATTGCAGCAATTAACGGAAACCGAATATCTGTTGATTACACAAAACACGCCATTGCCAGCATTAACCGTTCCCGGCTTATTAGTGATGGATATGGACTCAACCGCCATTCAAATTGAATGTATTGATGAACTTGCGGCTGCAGCAGGGGTGGGCAAAGAAGTGGCTGAAGTGACTGAACGCGCCATGCAGGGCGAATTGGATTTCGAACAAAGTCTCAGAGCCCGCGTTGCCAAATTGAAGGGCGCTGATCGCGGTATTGTTGAGGCGTTGTGTGCCCGTTTGCCATTAAGTCCAGGGTTAGAGACTATGTTGGCGGAACTGCAAGCCCATCAGTGGCGCACAGTTGTGGCGTCTGGAGGCTTTACCCCGTTTGTGGGACATCTAAAGCAACTGTTGGGGTTTGATGCAGCCTATGCCAATGAGTTGGTGTTTGCAGATGGCAAATTTACCGGTGAAGTGACTGGCAAAGTGGTTGATGCCCAGTTTAAAGCCGACACAGTACTGCGTTGTGCTGCTGAGTGGCAGATCAGCGCGGCGCAAACCATGGCGATTGGCGATGGTGCCAATGATATCCCCATGGTCGAAGCCGCCGCATTTGGTGTGGCGTATCATGCCAAACCCAAGCTGGCCGCGGCTGCCGATGCAGCAATCACCCAGTTGGGCTTACAGGTATTGCCATATTATCTGCAACGATAA
- the rplU gene encoding 50S ribosomal protein L21, with the protein MYAVFQSGGKQHRVAEGHTVRLEKIEVATGETVEFDQVLLVANGEDVKVGTPLVEGGKVVATVVSHGRGEKVTIQKFSRRKHHEKKTGHRQWFTEVKITAINA; encoded by the coding sequence ATGTACGCTGTTTTTCAAAGTGGTGGTAAGCAACACCGTGTTGCTGAAGGTCACACTGTTCGCTTAGAAAAAATCGAAGTTGCTACTGGTGAAACTGTTGAATTTGATCAAGTTCTGCTGGTTGCAAATGGTGAAGACGTTAAAGTTGGTACCCCTTTAGTTGAAGGCGGCAAAGTGGTTGCTACTGTAGTTAGCCATGGTCGTGGTGAAAAGGTGACTATCCAGAAGTTTAGCCGTCGTAAGCATCACGAAAAGAAAACTGGTCATCGCCAGTGGTTCACTGAAGTTAAAATCACTGCTATCAACGCTTAA
- the rpmA gene encoding 50S ribosomal protein L27 gives MAHKKAGGSTRNGRDSESKRLGVKRFGGESVLAGNIIVRQRGTKFHAGVNVGIGRDHTLFALTDGKVKFEVKGPNNRKFVSIEE, from the coding sequence ATGGCACACAAAAAAGCTGGCGGTTCTACTCGTAACGGCCGCGATTCAGAAAGTAAACGTCTTGGTGTAAAGCGCTTCGGCGGCGAATCTGTACTGGCAGGTAACATCATCGTGCGTCAACGTGGTACTAAATTCCACGCAGGTGTAAACGTAGGTATCGGTCGTGACCATACTCTGTTTGCGCTGACTGACGGCAAAGTGAAGTTCGAAGTTAAAGGTCCTAACAACCGTAAATTCGTAAGCATCGAAGAATAA
- a CDS encoding AhpA/YtjB family protein: MLLFRGLKATHTIIRLLQIALAVTLIIGLVQLWQTSLLQGQQLLKTQTEKMARLMVQQTAYGAAPALQLQNDEQLQWLTSALVEDPKVMAATIYNAEGMRLSFAQDVNDDDIDPDTDELEALLAPYPPYVEAIIQQGENLGFIEVRLNPRLFFDEIKAAHQQNMQQQQIMLIVAGVIGLLLSRALSFKRAATDRRRTRIKRNRKQQSAAATASAVTEDVHPLES; encoded by the coding sequence GTGTTATTGTTCAGAGGTCTAAAAGCCACTCACACCATTATTCGTCTGCTACAGATCGCCTTAGCGGTCACGCTGATTATTGGCTTGGTGCAATTGTGGCAGACCAGCCTACTACAAGGCCAGCAGCTTCTAAAGACTCAAACTGAAAAGATGGCGCGATTAATGGTACAACAAACCGCTTATGGCGCCGCACCCGCACTACAACTGCAAAATGATGAGCAGCTGCAATGGCTCACGTCTGCCTTAGTAGAAGACCCCAAAGTGATGGCGGCCACCATCTACAACGCTGAAGGAATGCGGTTATCCTTTGCCCAGGATGTGAATGACGATGACATTGATCCGGACACTGATGAGCTAGAAGCGCTACTTGCGCCCTATCCGCCCTACGTAGAAGCGATTATTCAGCAGGGAGAAAACCTAGGGTTTATTGAAGTGAGGCTTAACCCGCGGCTATTTTTCGATGAGATTAAAGCCGCGCACCAACAAAATATGCAACAGCAGCAGATAATGTTAATCGTTGCTGGCGTCATCGGTCTGCTGCTTTCCAGAGCACTGTCTTTTAAACGCGCGGCAACAGATAGGCGCAGAACGCGGATTAAACGTAATCGCAAACAACAGTCAGCGGCGGCAACAGCGTCAGCCGTCACAGAGGACGTTCACCCGCTGGAATCTTAG
- a CDS encoding PilZ domain-containing protein, with product MSPEAHASLIEQLKPMMMEPSFEEIFARLTAKESNSTRFLLKMEINRLASPCMRVIDLRDKSDALCSEVSFGGQRHFLDEAAKQDFETALALYRNNYTMGVYEHVMNMHTERKRRQRSLNDIDETDDSYKVRGIILGNYIRRTEERMNYSIKILVSQPGVKEIAGSTIDLSVGGARVKIPVRHNLDLNQPLLIKLTELNDEFYFEDLQQGVEYLVADASSKDDDCVLRLKRAGGSEKLSEMLTNLIRGFKFRYKVDINDLLVNASGMGFERHYLPHYPHLPVFVERDEQGDYHATNVLLSHDNQGLLHHFADDNEINQLPVVLNSDRINALISEPNKVAHGLLFSFTFHAQGRVFFYGATLAELQQQPHLMPLFLGFGAKKSGWRVFRMYANQIDHNQTYKASILPGDDQNYAPLTEQQLARYSHLIQLVDCTCEAGQARYQRWQSSLSANELKCFGLKKLTKQTLRPISMQFSERRIEPRYTFRTSVLIHLNGKDYEAVTQDISSRGLQLNLTEALSEENIHEVNLSFPKLQELSPKAQLQQLPYRIVKSRKNGLALHLAAAIGHEVHNGVEFLNRLIIHNRAKLDQLSEQNIEVKELADALKNQVMRHLHSVPYMLEKTSKSFRIAAIGVGMTRDPISDRFACEREQTLLFDLSPLLANGHLKQNIIAPIRALRPQQNGTFTEVFAVSVGPNSNRKLVRCKYLDSFVSPEQEIHYIKQADEIGEFVAFRIYRAATDKPDLSYLQRELEYIRLHAMHKGKQLESLLWRIVGVGEIADVSDEVRCRYPELNPLPE from the coding sequence ATGAGCCCAGAAGCTCACGCAAGTTTGATTGAACAGCTCAAGCCGATGATGATGGAACCGAGTTTCGAGGAAATCTTCGCCCGCTTAACCGCTAAAGAATCAAACTCAACTCGCTTTTTGTTGAAGATGGAAATCAACCGTCTCGCCTCGCCGTGCATGCGTGTTATCGATTTACGCGATAAAAGTGATGCGCTCTGCAGTGAAGTATCTTTTGGCGGCCAACGCCATTTTTTAGATGAAGCGGCCAAGCAAGATTTTGAAACCGCCTTAGCGCTTTATCGCAACAACTACACTATGGGTGTGTATGAGCATGTGATGAACATGCACACTGAACGCAAACGTCGCCAACGCTCGCTAAACGACATCGATGAAACGGACGATTCCTATAAAGTACGCGGGATTATTCTCGGCAACTACATTCGCCGTACCGAAGAGCGGATGAATTACAGCATTAAGATTTTGGTATCCCAACCTGGGGTTAAAGAAATTGCCGGTAGTACTATCGATCTCTCCGTCGGTGGCGCGCGTGTCAAAATCCCAGTCAGACACAACCTCGATCTCAATCAACCCTTGTTGATCAAACTGACTGAGCTCAATGATGAGTTTTACTTTGAAGATCTTCAACAAGGTGTGGAATATCTGGTCGCCGATGCCAGTAGCAAAGATGATGATTGCGTCTTACGCCTAAAACGAGCCGGCGGCAGTGAAAAGCTGTCAGAGATGCTGACCAATCTGATCCGCGGCTTTAAATTCCGCTATAAAGTTGATATTAACGATCTATTGGTGAATGCCAGTGGCATGGGGTTTGAACGCCATTACTTACCGCATTACCCGCACTTACCGGTATTTGTTGAGCGCGATGAACAAGGTGATTATCACGCCACCAATGTGCTACTCAGCCATGATAACCAAGGATTACTACATCACTTTGCCGATGATAATGAGATCAACCAATTGCCGGTCGTCCTCAATAGCGATCGTATTAATGCGTTAATCAGCGAGCCTAACAAAGTAGCACATGGGCTGCTGTTTAGTTTTACATTTCATGCCCAAGGCCGAGTGTTCTTCTACGGCGCAACATTGGCAGAGTTACAACAACAGCCACACTTGATGCCGCTATTTTTAGGGTTTGGAGCTAAAAAATCGGGTTGGCGAGTATTTCGAATGTACGCCAACCAAATTGACCACAACCAAACCTACAAAGCGTCTATTTTGCCGGGTGACGATCAAAATTACGCACCGTTGACGGAACAGCAACTAGCACGCTATAGCCATTTAATCCAGCTAGTTGACTGCACTTGTGAGGCTGGACAAGCGCGATATCAACGCTGGCAGTCATCACTCAGCGCCAACGAACTAAAGTGTTTTGGTCTCAAAAAATTGACCAAACAAACATTACGGCCAATTTCGATGCAGTTTAGTGAACGCCGGATTGAGCCGCGTTATACCTTTAGAACCAGTGTATTGATCCACCTTAACGGCAAGGATTATGAAGCTGTCACCCAAGATATCTCTAGTCGCGGGCTGCAACTTAACCTCACAGAAGCACTCAGTGAAGAGAATATTCACGAGGTCAATCTGAGCTTTCCTAAGCTGCAAGAACTGTCGCCGAAAGCGCAATTGCAACAACTGCCCTACCGTATTGTCAAAAGTCGCAAAAACGGTTTAGCGCTGCATCTGGCCGCCGCTATCGGCCATGAAGTGCATAATGGGGTGGAGTTTTTAAACCGGCTTATTATTCATAACCGTGCCAAACTCGACCAACTGAGCGAACAAAATATTGAAGTAAAAGAGCTGGCGGATGCTCTGAAAAACCAAGTGATGCGCCATCTGCATTCTGTGCCCTACATGCTTGAAAAAACCAGTAAGTCATTTCGTATTGCCGCCATTGGGGTGGGTATGACCCGCGACCCCATCAGTGACCGATTTGCCTGCGAGCGTGAACAAACCTTGTTGTTTGACCTGTCGCCTTTGTTAGCTAATGGCCATTTAAAACAAAATATTATTGCCCCCATCAGAGCTCTGCGGCCGCAACAGAATGGCACCTTTACTGAAGTATTTGCAGTCTCCGTTGGGCCTAACAGCAACCGTAAATTGGTGCGCTGTAAGTATTTAGATAGTTTTGTTTCGCCAGAGCAGGAGATTCATTACATCAAACAAGCCGATGAAATTGGCGAGTTTGTCGCGTTTAGGATCTATCGCGCAGCCACTGACAAACCGGATTTATCATATCTGCAACGGGAATTGGAATATATTCGGCTGCATGCCATGCACAAAGGCAAACAACTGGAAAGTTTGTTATGGCGGATTGTCGGCGTGGGTGAAATTGCCGACGTCAGTGATGAAGTGCGCTGTCGCTATCCAGAACTGAACCCATTGCCTGAATAG
- a CDS encoding threonine/serine exporter family protein — protein MYADTQNDITRQVVRAAQLLLAYGAESDLVEEISQRLGRALGLASVELSISSNALVMTSLVHGRCVTTTRRIREHGINMAVVCELQRICLLAEKGLYGPNEVRKRLARIHPRTYPRAVVIPVIALSCASFCHLSGGDLVACLITFLASACGMFVRLHLAARHFNVLINFAVTAFITTLVAQVGYLEPITDTPQLSMAAAVLMLVPGFPMINAISDMVKGHMNVGVSRWGQATLMTVSSVIGITIAMQLGGLL, from the coding sequence GTGTACGCTGATACCCAAAATGATATCACCCGGCAGGTTGTCCGGGCCGCACAGTTATTATTAGCCTACGGCGCCGAATCGGATCTGGTTGAAGAGATCAGCCAACGATTAGGTCGTGCGCTCGGGCTTGCCAGTGTTGAACTTTCCATTTCATCTAACGCCTTGGTGATGACCAGCCTAGTGCATGGGCGCTGTGTCACCACCACGCGGCGAATTCGCGAACACGGCATTAATATGGCCGTGGTTTGCGAATTACAACGCATCTGTTTGCTGGCCGAGAAGGGCCTATACGGGCCAAATGAAGTCCGTAAGCGATTGGCCCGCATTCACCCTCGAACCTATCCTCGCGCTGTTGTTATCCCGGTTATTGCGCTGTCCTGCGCTAGCTTTTGTCACCTTTCGGGTGGTGATCTCGTCGCTTGTTTGATTACGTTTCTGGCGTCTGCTTGTGGCATGTTTGTGCGGCTGCATTTGGCTGCGCGCCATTTCAACGTACTGATCAATTTTGCCGTCACCGCCTTTATTACCACGCTGGTCGCACAGGTAGGCTACCTTGAACCAATAACCGATACGCCTCAGCTGTCAATGGCGGCAGCTGTGTTGATGTTGGTGCCCGGCTTTCCAATGATTAATGCTATTTCAGATATGGTCAAAGGTCATATGAACGTGGGTGTTTCCCGCTGGGGACAGGCAACGCTGATGACGGTTTCGTCAGTGATTGGGATTACCATCGCGATGCAGCTCGGAGGCTTGTTGTAA
- a CDS encoding threonine/serine exporter family protein, with protein MELVLLLLNDAFFSAIPAIGFAMLFNVPKRFLVFCALAGATGHCARTLMLRYGLPIEWATFVAAAIIGVITIAFAKRHLAPPLLYAVAAIIPMIPGSYAFNTVIAIVKLTASQSLQPELLNSAVTNGLKTIFILGALSVGLAMPALVYYRTRPII; from the coding sequence ATGGAGTTAGTGCTGCTGTTGCTCAATGATGCGTTTTTTTCGGCAATCCCCGCCATTGGCTTTGCGATGCTCTTCAACGTGCCGAAGCGTTTTTTAGTGTTTTGTGCGTTAGCCGGGGCAACCGGTCACTGCGCCAGAACCTTGATGTTGCGTTACGGTTTACCTATTGAATGGGCGACATTTGTCGCCGCGGCCATTATCGGCGTGATTACCATCGCGTTTGCGAAGCGTCATTTAGCGCCGCCATTGCTGTATGCCGTTGCGGCGATCATTCCGATGATCCCCGGTTCCTATGCGTTTAATACCGTCATTGCTATAGTGAAATTAACGGCGAGTCAGTCGCTGCAGCCTGAGTTGCTCAATAGTGCAGTCACTAACGGCTTAAAAACGATATTTATATTGGGAGCGTTATCGGTAGGGTTGGCAATGCCAGCGCTTGTGTATTACCGTACGCGTCCGATTATTTAA